Proteins encoded in a region of the candidate division WOR-3 bacterium genome:
- a CDS encoding T9SS type A sorting domain-containing protein: AMAYANGRVYLLKGNKTPEFWQYGITKENLNLLTQNSNLKTQISKLIEINPNPFNKLTTINYTVSVAGRVSMKLYNASGRLIETLTDEYLNAGTYTTRLSAKSLANGIYFLKYEDATNSSEVKLVVQ, from the coding sequence GCCATGGCTTATGCTAATGGCAGGGTCTACTTACTCAAAGGTAATAAGACACCTGAATTCTGGCAATACGGCATTACCAAAGAAAACTTAAATCTCTTAACTCAAAACTCAAATCTCAAAACTCAAATCTCAAAACTTATTGAGATTAATCCCAATCCGTTCAATAAACTTACTACCATCAATTATACGGTTTCAGTTGCAGGCAGAGTCTCAATGAAACTTTACAATGCTTCTGGTCGTCTGATTGAAACTTTAACTGACGAATATCTCAATGCCGGAACTTATACTACCAGACTCAGTGCCAAATCACTTGCCAATGGTATTTACTTCTTGAAGTATGAAGATGCGACAAACTCCAGCGAAGTCAAACTCGTCGTCCAATAA